One segment of Mus caroli chromosome 6, CAROLI_EIJ_v1.1, whole genome shotgun sequence DNA contains the following:
- the Smo gene encoding smoothened homolog isoform X2, whose protein sequence is MPKCENDRVELPSRTLCQATRGPCAIVERERGWPDFLRCTPDHFPEGCPNEVQNIKFNSSGQCEAPLVRTDNPKSWYEDVEGCGIQCQNPLFTEAEHQDMHSYIAAFGAVTGLCTLFTLATFVADWRNSNRYPAVILFYVNACFFVGSIGWLAQFMDGARREIVCRADGTMRFGEPTSSETLSCVIIFVIVYYALMAGVVWFVVLTYAWHTSFKALGTTYQPLSGKTSYFHLLTWSLPFVLTVAILAVAQVDGDSVSGICFVGYKNYRYRAGFVLAPIGLVLIVGGYFLIRGVMTLFSIKSNHPGLLSEKAASKINETMLRLGIFGFLAFGFVLITFSCHFYDFFNQAEWERSFRDYVLCQANVTIGLPTKKPIPDCEIKNRPSLLVEKINLFAMFGTGIAMSTWVWTKATLLIWRRTWCRLTGHSDDEPKRIKKSKMIAKAFSKRRELLQNPGQELSFSMHTVSHDGPVAGLAFDLNEPSADVSSAWAQHVTKMVARRGAILPQDVSVTPVATPVPPEEQANLWLVEAEISPELEKRLGRKKKRRKRKKEVCPLGPAPELHHSAPVPATSAVPRLPQLPRQKCLVAANAWGTGESCRQGAWTLVSNPFCPEPSPHQDPFLPGASAPRVWAQGRLQGLGSIHSRTNLMEAELLDADSDF, encoded by the exons ATGCCCAAATGTGAGAATGACCGAGTGGAGTTGCCCAGCCGCACCCTCTGCCAGGCCACCCGAGGCCCCTGTGCCATTGTGGAGCGGGAGCGAGGGTGGCCTGACTTTCTGCGTTGCACACCGGACCACTTCCCTGAAGGCTGCCCA AACGAGGTACAAAACATCAAGTTCAACAGCTCAGGCCAATGTGAAGCACCCTTGGTGCGGACAGACAACCCCAAGAGCTGGTACGAGGACGTGGAGGGCTGTGGGATCCAGTGTCAGAACCCGCTGTTCACGGAGGCCGAGCACCAGGACATGCACAGCTACATCGCAGCCTTCGGGGCGGTCACTGGCCTCTGCACGCTCTTCACACTG GCCACCTTTGTGGCTGACTGGCGGAACTCCAATCGCTACCCTGCGGTTATTCTCTTCTATGTCAATGCGTGTTTCTTCGTGGGCAGCATTGGCTGGCTGGCCCAATTCATGGATGGTGCCCGCCGAGAGATTGTTTGCCGAGCAGATGGCACCATGAGATTTGGGGAGCCCAC ctccagtgagaccctgtcctgtGTCATCATCTTTGTCATCGTGTACTATGCCTTGATGGCTGGAGTAGTCTGGTTCGTGGTCCTCACCTATGCCTGGCACACCTCCTTCAAAGCCCTGGGCACCACCTACCAGCCTCTCTCGGGCAAGACATCCTATTTCCACCTGCTCACGTGGTCACTCCCCTTTGTCCTCACGGTGGCAATCCTGGCTGTGGCTCAG GTAGATGGAGACTCCGTGAGCGGCATCTGTTTTGTAGGCTATAAGAACTATCGGTACCGTGCTGGCTTTGTCCTGGCCCCAATTGGTCTGGTGCTTATTGTGGGAGGCTACTTCCTCATCCGAG GGGTCATGACTCTGTTCTCCATCAAGAGCAACCACCCTGGGCTTCTGAGTGAGAAGGCAGCCAGCAAGATCAACGAGACCATGCTGCGCCTGG GCATTTTTGGCTTCCTGGCCTTTGGCTTTGTGCTCATCACCTTCAGCTGCCACTTCTATGACTTCTTCAACCAGGCTGAGTGGGAGCGTAGCTTCCGGGACTATGTGCT ATGCCAAGCCAATGTGACCATCGGGCTGCCTACCAAGAAGCCCATTCCTGACTGTGAGATCAAGAATCGGCCCAGCCTCCTGGTGGAGAAGATCAATCTATTTGCCATGTTTGGCACTGGCATTGCCATGAGCACCTGGGTCTGGACCAAGGCCACCCTGCTCATCTGGAGGCGCACCTGGTGCAG GTTGACTGGGCACAGTGATGATGAGCCCAAGAGAATCAAGAAGAGCAAGATGATCGCCAAGGCCTTCTCTAAGCGGCGTGAGCTGCTGCAGAACCCGGGCCAGGAGCTCTCCTTCAGCATGCACACTGTCTCCCATGATGGACCTGTTG CCGGTTTGGCTTTTGACCTCAATGAACCCTCAGCTGACGTCTCCTCTGCCTGGGCCCAGCATGTCACCAAGATGGTGGCTCGGAGAGGAGCCATATTGCCCCAGGATGTGTCCGTTACCCCTGTGGCAACTCCAG TGCCACCAGAAGAACAAGCCAACCTGTGGCTGGTTGAGGCAGAGATCTCCCCAGAGTTAGAGAAGCGTTTGGGCCGGAAGAAAAAgcggaggaagaggaagaaggaggtgtGCCCCTTGGGGCCAGCCCCTGAGCTTCACCATTCTGCCCCTGTTCCTGCCACCAGTGCAGTTCCTCGGCTGCCTCAGCTGCCTCGGCAGAAGTGCCTGGTAGCTGCAAATGCCTGGGGAACAGGGGAGTCCTGCCGACAGGGAGCCTGGACTCTAGTCTCCAACCCCTTCTGCCCAGAGCCTAGTCCCCATCAAGATCCATTTCTCCCTGGTGCCTCAGCCCCCCGGGTCTGGGCTCAGGGCCGCCTCCAGGGGCTGGGATCCATTCATTCCCGCACTAACCTAATGGAGGCTGAGCTCTTGGATGCAGACTCGGACTTCTGA